The following proteins come from a genomic window of Geomonas sp. RF6:
- a CDS encoding DEAD/DEAH box helicase family protein, translating into MTDRPLIYNKLVRDFIPQIIEESGKCCSVSVLDDAGFAQALRVKVLEEAHELFHASSREEIINEAADLFELMEAILKRHGIGWEDVYSRRAAKRETAGGFEKRLMLHATAPTHEQAQSAATTPSLPQLLTFNSLIGLVDVIKRELAEAEALHIASAFYSRGMLNLLLDPFRDFLERGGRLRLLTSVMGNFNNPLDLQHLATQLPRIDIRIFYPLGEAGAADFNQEPPPFHIKSFLFEKPHGTHSIIVGSSNLTGSGLGGNGGRGNHEWNYFSNSETNLLFQNNLSAFDEALKEYEDYWQRSSVPIDQTFLDAYMPRWQKARELRRTVATEMRQTFPIPLAPRPAQVTALQALAERRGRGIRKTTVIAATGLGKTYLAAFDFQQSGMRTVLFIAHRENIVLQAMGTYRTVIGTSFFGEVLSGNSKPSGRGGSLFATVQTLSQPDTLARFTADAFDYIVVDEFHHADCDSYQRVLGKFRPKFLLGLTATPERMDGRDVLKICDYDVAFETRLFDAIENRWLVPFHYFAIHDKTDYSALHWTSRGYIESELDAVLINDTRAALVFNTLRKFLPATGKTKALAFCSSKSHATYMSRKFNELGHSCGMTSMCLLGENSMSEREDAMRRLQDERDPLQIICSVDIFGEGVDIPAVSHILFLRPTQSFTVFLQQLGRGLRQFPEKDYLVALDFVGNFRQSYVAPLAMRGYTSLEQYRSQRRKEEDFVPPAACYVSVETEVQRIWDAEIRKLVDRPDPIQRLKDLYLQLRSSLGRSPGIMDFFANPAAHDPYLFLKAKKPNLGENWLRVKESMEDLTEYEATLLGTPAEELLQHLETELSPVRSYKMVVLRSLLELGGHEWSVDDVAPLFLRYYLENRERLSDYDDLAKHETPPLYPLSKVAAHLMRMPLEKLENTGRKFFELDKKGKVFRIREDYRGWWSAPPFRDLIADRVDFALARYFYRLEGGPLPSADARGIAVKVGYAAKKDSGYTGMLRGIISGSKDENTWEFSFEGGGYPAKMDIEVHKGDYFVAWTPMRFDDVTRFPARIKAAATALCEEGLHGDFQVVAENDSLRIVRK; encoded by the coding sequence GTGACAGACCGGCCGCTCATCTACAACAAGCTGGTCCGGGACTTCATTCCGCAGATAATCGAGGAATCGGGAAAATGCTGTTCTGTCAGCGTCCTCGATGACGCCGGCTTCGCGCAGGCCCTGCGCGTCAAGGTTCTCGAAGAGGCCCATGAGCTCTTCCACGCGTCGTCCCGCGAAGAGATCATCAATGAGGCCGCCGACCTCTTCGAGCTTATGGAGGCAATCCTCAAGCGGCACGGAATCGGCTGGGAGGACGTGTACTCGAGACGCGCTGCGAAGCGGGAGACAGCAGGAGGCTTTGAAAAGCGGCTCATGCTGCACGCGACCGCACCGACACACGAACAGGCACAGTCGGCGGCCACCACACCCAGCCTGCCACAACTTCTCACCTTCAACTCCCTCATCGGCCTCGTCGATGTCATTAAGCGCGAGCTGGCCGAGGCCGAGGCGCTGCACATAGCATCGGCATTTTACTCGCGCGGGATGCTGAACCTGCTCCTCGACCCCTTCCGGGACTTCCTGGAACGTGGCGGGCGACTGCGCCTATTGACTTCGGTGATGGGCAACTTCAACAACCCGCTCGACCTGCAGCACCTCGCCACGCAACTGCCCAGGATCGACATAAGGATCTTCTATCCTCTTGGCGAAGCGGGCGCCGCAGATTTTAACCAGGAGCCCCCACCCTTCCACATAAAGAGCTTCCTGTTCGAAAAGCCCCACGGAACGCATTCCATCATCGTCGGCTCCTCCAATCTCACCGGGTCCGGACTCGGGGGAAACGGAGGCCGCGGGAATCATGAGTGGAACTACTTTTCCAACAGTGAGACGAATCTTCTCTTCCAGAACAACCTCTCGGCCTTCGATGAGGCACTGAAGGAGTATGAGGACTACTGGCAGCGATCGTCGGTACCGATCGACCAGACGTTCCTTGACGCCTACATGCCGCGCTGGCAGAAGGCTCGGGAACTGCGTAGAACGGTTGCCACAGAGATGCGACAGACCTTCCCTATCCCCCTGGCTCCGCGGCCGGCGCAGGTTACTGCGCTGCAGGCCCTTGCGGAGCGGCGCGGTCGGGGGATCCGTAAGACCACGGTCATCGCCGCCACAGGACTAGGAAAAACGTATCTCGCCGCCTTCGACTTCCAGCAGAGCGGAATGCGAACGGTCCTGTTCATCGCCCACCGGGAAAACATCGTCCTCCAGGCGATGGGGACCTACCGCACGGTAATAGGGACCTCCTTCTTCGGCGAAGTCCTCTCCGGCAACTCCAAGCCGAGCGGCAGAGGCGGGAGCCTCTTCGCCACGGTGCAGACCCTGTCTCAGCCGGACACCCTTGCTCGCTTTACTGCCGATGCATTCGACTACATAGTCGTTGACGAGTTTCACCACGCGGACTGCGATTCTTACCAGCGAGTGTTGGGGAAGTTCCGGCCCAAGTTCCTACTCGGGCTGACCGCGACACCGGAGCGGATGGACGGCCGCGATGTCCTAAAGATCTGCGATTATGACGTCGCCTTCGAGACCCGCCTCTTCGACGCCATCGAAAATCGCTGGCTGGTACCGTTCCACTACTTTGCAATCCACGACAAGACCGACTATTCCGCACTGCACTGGACCAGCCGCGGCTACATCGAGAGCGAACTGGATGCCGTGCTCATCAACGACACCCGCGCCGCGCTCGTGTTCAATACTCTGCGCAAGTTCCTCCCGGCAACCGGAAAGACGAAAGCTCTTGCCTTCTGCTCGTCGAAAAGCCATGCCACGTACATGAGCCGCAAGTTCAACGAATTGGGACACAGTTGCGGCATGACGTCTATGTGCCTCCTCGGTGAGAACTCTATGTCCGAGCGGGAAGATGCGATGCGGAGGCTGCAGGATGAAAGAGATCCCCTCCAGATCATCTGCTCGGTCGACATCTTCGGCGAAGGGGTAGACATCCCGGCCGTCTCCCACATTCTGTTCCTGCGGCCGACGCAGTCCTTCACCGTTTTCCTCCAGCAACTCGGCAGAGGACTGCGGCAGTTTCCAGAAAAGGATTACCTCGTCGCCCTCGACTTCGTCGGGAACTTCCGCCAGTCCTATGTGGCGCCGTTGGCAATGCGGGGCTACACGAGCCTGGAGCAGTACAGGAGCCAGAGGAGGAAGGAGGAGGATTTTGTACCTCCCGCGGCGTGCTACGTGAGCGTCGAGACGGAAGTGCAGCGGATATGGGATGCCGAGATCAGGAAGCTGGTAGATCGCCCGGACCCAATTCAGCGGCTCAAAGACCTTTACCTGCAGTTGCGTTCCAGTCTCGGTCGCTCCCCCGGGATCATGGACTTTTTCGCCAACCCCGCGGCCCACGACCCGTATCTCTTCCTCAAGGCGAAGAAGCCGAACCTGGGGGAGAACTGGCTGCGGGTAAAAGAATCGATGGAGGATCTGACGGAGTACGAAGCGACGCTTCTGGGCACGCCAGCAGAAGAGCTTCTGCAGCACCTGGAAACCGAGCTAAGCCCAGTGCGTTCCTACAAAATGGTCGTGCTGAGATCGCTTCTGGAGTTGGGTGGTCACGAATGGTCCGTGGATGACGTCGCCCCGCTCTTTCTGAGGTACTACCTGGAAAACCGGGAGCGCCTTTCGGACTACGACGATCTCGCCAAACACGAGACGCCTCCCCTCTACCCCCTGTCGAAAGTCGCGGCGCACCTTATGCGGATGCCGCTGGAGAAGTTGGAGAACACCGGCAGAAAGTTCTTCGAGCTCGACAAGAAGGGGAAGGTCTTCCGGATCCGAGAGGACTACCGAGGATGGTGGAGCGCCCCGCCCTTCCGGGATCTCATCGCCGACCGTGTAGACTTCGCTTTGGCACGGTACTTCTACCGTCTGGAAGGTGGACCACTTCCCTCCGCGGACGCCAGAGGCATTGCAGTAAAGGTAGGCTATGCTGCCAAGAAGGACAGCGGATACACCGGGATGCTGCGCGGCATCATCTCAGGCAGCAAGGATGAGAACACATGGGAGTTCAGCTTCGAGGGCGGCGGGTATCCCGCGAAGATGGACATCGAGGTGCACAAGGGCGACTACTTCGTCGCTTGGACGCCGATGCGCTTCGACGACGTCACCCGCTTCCCTGCCAGGATAAAGGCTGCAGCCACAGCGCTATGCGAGGAAGGTTTGCACGGCGACTTTCAAGTCGTGGCAGAAAACGATTCGCTGAGGATCGTGCGCAAGTAG
- a CDS encoding HIT family protein → MDIEKSSHLSACPFCSPSPSIVAANEYAIAIRDGFPLSPGHTLIIPKRHLASFFEATADERTALFALLEEVRELLLQERSPDGFNIGINDGPAAGQTVMHLHIHLIPRYAGDMEDPRGGVRWIFPDKAAYWKDGEKP, encoded by the coding sequence ATGGATATAGAAAAAAGCTCCCACCTCTCCGCCTGTCCGTTCTGCAGTCCGAGCCCTTCTATTGTCGCCGCTAACGAATATGCCATCGCCATCCGCGACGGGTTCCCGCTGTCTCCTGGCCATACGCTGATCATACCGAAGCGACACCTGGCATCCTTCTTCGAGGCGACGGCGGATGAGCGCACCGCTCTTTTCGCGCTCCTCGAAGAGGTGCGGGAGTTGCTTCTCCAGGAGCGGAGCCCCGACGGCTTCAACATCGGCATCAATGACGGGCCAGCGGCCGGCCAGACGGTGATGCATCTTCACATCCATCTCATTCCTCGGTACGCAGGCGACATGGAGGATCCACGCGGAGGGGTGCGCTGGATCTTTCCTGACAAGGCAGCGTACTGGAAGGATGGGGAGAAGCCGTGA
- a CDS encoding helix-turn-helix domain-containing protein, whose product MTRTTLKRRILEAVHETAQDLHELGFIDKRAMQKYDGLCIAPVPDYTPEQIRSIRTRYHISQAVLASLLNTSVSSVRKWEVGEKHPGGLALKLLNILDRKGLEVLV is encoded by the coding sequence GTGACTAGAACAACGCTGAAAAGACGCATCTTGGAGGCAGTCCACGAGACAGCTCAGGACCTGCACGAACTCGGCTTCATAGACAAGAGAGCGATGCAGAAGTACGACGGTCTTTGTATTGCTCCGGTTCCCGATTACACCCCAGAGCAGATCCGCAGCATCCGAACCCGGTATCACATAAGCCAGGCCGTTCTCGCCTCCTTGCTCAACACCAGCGTTTCGTCGGTTCGCAAATGGGAGGTTGGCGAAAAGCATCCTGGCGGCCTCGCCCTGAAACTTCTCAACATTCTTGACCGGAAGGGCCTGGAGGTACTGGTCTAG
- a CDS encoding lysozyme inhibitor LprI family protein yields MNRAILFPLPAFALCFIMLLSSEVKGETSTPTTLLGTWQVCGVRLDTTLLRTPNYGYDDVRLTGRLVTIASEEITTDMPESSSCQAPKAEKALTTMDELIEESMGRPKGRKVTKESDRFELPVEGGRDLQVWWIRCEKGDIGPDTPFGPEGANWVAALSKDRLAMRWYDNVILLLTRVRDKEPHPSFPCVRAKSAAEKAICSSFSLSSFDESVARAFAAAAARLSAVKGNSTLQAEQKAWISRRDRCGSDEECLKKTMQDRLEQLHSVE; encoded by the coding sequence ATGAATAGAGCAATTCTGTTTCCCTTACCCGCATTTGCCCTTTGCTTCATTATGCTATTGTCTTCCGAAGTAAAAGGAGAGACCTCCACTCCTACCACTTTGCTCGGTACTTGGCAGGTCTGCGGTGTCCGTCTGGATACAACATTACTGCGAACGCCGAATTACGGATATGATGACGTTCGACTCACGGGCCGTCTGGTTACTATTGCATCCGAAGAAATCACTACCGATATGCCCGAAAGTTCAAGCTGCCAAGCACCTAAGGCTGAGAAGGCTCTCACCACGATGGATGAATTGATCGAAGAATCGATGGGTAGGCCCAAAGGCAGAAAGGTGACTAAAGAGTCAGACCGCTTTGAACTGCCGGTGGAGGGGGGGAGAGACCTTCAGGTGTGGTGGATCAGGTGTGAAAAGGGGGATATTGGACCCGATACCCCCTTCGGGCCGGAGGGGGCGAACTGGGTGGCGGCGCTGTCGAAGGACCGCCTTGCAATGCGCTGGTATGACAATGTCATCCTGTTGCTCACGAGGGTGCGTGACAAGGAACCCCACCCTTCCTTCCCCTGTGTTCGTGCGAAAAGCGCCGCCGAAAAAGCGATCTGTTCTTCCTTCAGCCTATCTTCCTTTGATGAGAGTGTAGCGCGGGCATTTGCTGCGGCAGCAGCGCGACTTTCAGCTGTGAAAGGGAACTCTACACTTCAGGCAGAGCAGAAGGCCTGGATTTCACGGCGTGACAGGTGTGGAAGCGATGAGGAATGTCTGA
- a CDS encoding Abi family protein: MMLKPGGLFFRGMVHVRYEKASLSVAEQAALIMGRGLACDDVPRLEKYLSTIGYYRLSAYWLPFEYPPESPHTRSHRLIPGTTFEQVLALYVFDRKLRMMVMEAMERIEVAIRTRWANALAVRHGSHAYMQSDLFKNPWQHSSDLGKIAANLEESKEPFVAHYRRQYKQPFLPPIWAVVETMTLGALSRWFKNTNDTAAKKEVAQAFSMPTIEILEQVLHALTPVRNICAHHSRLWNRRFAMSLPKIKRIEDRLVAPEAPNGQAHYLFNFLVVLDLLMTATSPGSSWTRRLLALVDTLDHGPAAMGFPSDWRERNPWKYCLTHMVIAPTGAQ, translated from the coding sequence ATGATGCTCAAACCGGGAGGTTTATTTTTTCGGGGGATGGTGCACGTGCGATACGAAAAGGCCTCTCTATCCGTCGCCGAACAAGCGGCCCTCATAATGGGAAGGGGCCTCGCATGCGACGACGTGCCGCGTCTCGAAAAGTACCTCTCCACCATCGGATATTACCGCCTCAGCGCGTACTGGCTGCCGTTCGAATACCCCCCCGAATCTCCCCATACCCGCAGCCATAGGCTCATACCTGGCACCACCTTTGAGCAGGTCCTCGCGCTCTACGTCTTCGACCGGAAACTCCGGATGATGGTAATGGAGGCGATGGAGCGCATCGAGGTGGCGATTCGCACCCGCTGGGCAAATGCCCTTGCCGTTAGGCATGGCAGCCACGCGTATATGCAGTCGGACCTGTTCAAAAACCCATGGCAGCACTCAAGCGACTTGGGAAAAATCGCGGCAAACCTGGAGGAGAGCAAGGAACCTTTCGTCGCTCACTACCGGAGGCAGTACAAGCAGCCTTTCCTGCCGCCGATCTGGGCGGTGGTGGAAACGATGACCTTGGGTGCCCTCTCCAGGTGGTTCAAGAACACCAATGACACCGCAGCAAAAAAAGAGGTCGCTCAAGCCTTCAGCATGCCCACCATCGAGATCCTTGAACAGGTCCTGCACGCACTCACCCCCGTGCGCAACATCTGTGCTCACCACAGCCGCCTCTGGAATCGTCGCTTCGCCATGTCCCTTCCGAAGATCAAAAGGATCGAGGACCGCCTGGTTGCGCCGGAGGCCCCAAACGGTCAAGCACATTACCTGTTCAACTTCCTGGTGGTCCTGGATTTGCTGATGACGGCGACCAGCCCCGGAAGTTCCTGGACGAGAAGGTTATTGGCGCTGGTCGACACGCTGGATCACGGTCCGGCTGCAATGGGTTTTCCGTCTGACTGGCGCGAGAGAAATCCTTGGAAATACTGCCTGACTCACATGGTGATCGCTCCTACAGGTGCCCAGTGA